One genomic region from Salvia hispanica cultivar TCC Black 2014 chromosome 2, UniMelb_Shisp_WGS_1.0, whole genome shotgun sequence encodes:
- the LOC125203285 gene encoding polyadenylate-binding protein-interacting protein 4-like isoform X2: protein MNMQQALPPRSSSNGYGHHKFEGDTATRFNNSHESNSCDRLIYLTTCLIGHKVEVQVQDGSIFSGIFHAISGEDYGVILKMACSVKNGSQGQKNISDSSEPPSKTLIIPATDLVQIMAKDVSVIRDGFLNELQRGKQQELMTDSCISQSRNVEAGRELERWVPDEDDPGCPELENIFDGSWNRGWDQFEVNKTLFGVKSTFDEELYTTKLDRGPQTRELEREALKIAREIEGEQTLDLHLAEERGIQIDGNIEIDEETRFSSVYRGNHERSYEDIVETVLEDEEMQDVHDRRASKAEGSNSLNEESCLKVGLSANAAAFDPSRFSSKVQDKGSFSNELPKGSSCPEAQGAATSLARTSSSASSASDRGGGTSTSAGRGLSPSSSVASLSSEKSTLNPHAKEFKFNANAKSFVPFQPPRPISPIVDNSFYYPPMATATHMHGMPSGVGAGPLFTAQPPVMYNPPATPMSQQFYHPNGPQYGQQMTVGQHRPVYFMPTYPH from the exons ATGAATATGCAGCAAGCTCTCCCACCAAGATCCTCTTCTAACGGATATGGTCACCATAAATTCGAAGGAGATACCGCAACAAGATTTAACA ACTCACATGAATCAAATTCTTGTGATAGacttatatatttaactaCATGCCTCATCGGGCATAAAGTGGAAGTACAGGTTCAAGATGGATCAATATTTTCTGGAATCTTTCATGCAATCAGCGGGGAGGATTATG GAGTTATTCTGAAAATGGCATGTTCAGTTAAGAATGGTTCTCAAGGTCAGAAAAATATTTCAGATTCTTCCGAGCCTCCTTCTAAGACTTTGATAATACCTGCTACGGATCTTGTGCAAATCATGGCAAAG GACGTGTCTGTAATTAGGGATGGTTTCTTGAATGAGCTCCAACGTGGAAAGCAGCAAGAGCTTATGACAGATTCCTGCATATCACAATCTCGGAATGTAGAGGCGGGGAGAGAATTGGAGCGATGGGTCCCTGATGAAGATGATCCTGGTTGTCCTGAACTGGAGAATATATTTGATGGTTCTTGGAACAG AGGCTGGGATCAGTTTGAGGtaaataaaactttatttgGAGTTAAGAGCACCTTTGATGAGGAGCTTTACACAACGAAGCTCGATAGAGGCCCTCAAACGAGAGAATTGGAAAGAGAAGCTCTAAAGATAGCTAGAGAGATTGAGGGTGAACAAACCCTTGATCTTCATCTCGCAGAG GAAAGAGGTATTCAAATTGATGGAAACATTGAGATAGATGAAGAAACTCGCTTTTCTTCAGTCTACCGGGGGAATCATGAGAGATCATATGAAGATATTGTGGAGACAGTATTGGAGGATGAAGAAATGCAAGAT GTACATGATCGGAGAGCATCTAAAGCCGAGG GTTCAAACTCATTGAATGAAGAAAGCTGTCTGAAGGTTGGATTATCTGCGAATGCTGCTGCATTTGATCCATCACGTTTTTCATCCAAAGTTCAGGATAAGGGAAGCTTCTCCAACGAGTTACCAAAGGGTTCATCATGTCCTGAAGCACAAGGGGCAGCAACCTCTCTTGCCCGGACCAGTAGCTCTGCGTCGTCCGCTTCTGATCGCGGAGGAGGTACCTCAACTTCTGCTGGCCGTGGATTGTCTCCCAGTTCATCTGTTGCTTCACTGTCTTCAGAGAAGTCAACACTTAATCCACATGCCAAG gaatttaaatttaatgcaaATGCTAAGAGCTTCGTCCCATTTCAGCCACCTAGGCCGATTTCTCCTATTGTAGATAATTCCTTCTACTATCCACCTATGGCTACTGCAACACATATGCATGGCATGCCATCTGGTGTTGGG GCTGGACCTTTGTTTACTGCACAGCCGCCAGTTATGTATAATCCACCGGCTACACCAATGTCACAGCAATTTTACCATCCAAACGGACCTCAG TATGGACAACAGATGACGGTAGGACAACACCGGCCAGTTTACTTCATGCCCACATACCCACAT TAA
- the LOC125208519 gene encoding PHD finger protein ALFIN-LIKE 4-like: MDAAGYNPRTVEEVFRDFKGRRAGLIKALTTDVEEFFQQCDPEKENLCLYGFPSEQWEVNLPAEEVPPELPEPALGINFARDGMQEKDWLSLVAVHSDAWLLAVSFYFGSRFGFDKADRKRLFNMINDLPTVFEVVTGAAKKQQKEKSSISNHSSNKLKSNPKPRAETPGKFSRPQPQSQPKDEDDGILDEEDEDEHGDTLCGACGDNYASDEFWICCDICEKWFHGKCVKITPARAEHIKQYKCPSCSNKRARQ, from the exons ATGGATGCAGCAGGCTACAATCCCCGCACTGTGGAGGAGGTTTTTAGGGATTTCAAGGGGAGGAGAGCTGGACTCATCAAAGCTCTCACTACAG ATGTTGAGGAATTTTTCCAGCAGTGTGATCCTG AAAAGGAGAATTTGTGCTTGTACGGGTTTCCTAGTGAGCAATGGGAGGTCAATTTACCTGCTGAAGAAGTTCCGCCGGAACTCCCTGAGCCCGCTTTAGGGATCAACTTTGCTAGGGATGGGATGCAAGAAAAGGACTGGTTATCTCTCGTTGCTGTCCACAGCGACGCTTGGTTGCTTGCTGTTTCCTTCTACTTTGGTTCTAGGTTTGGATTCGATAAAGCCGACAG GAAGCGACTCTTCAACATGATCAATGATCTACCGACTGTATTCGAAGTTGTGACCGGTGCTGCCAAAAAACAGCAGAAAGAGAAATCTTCAATCTCAAATCACAGTAGCAACAAGTTAAAGTCAAACCCCAAACCG CGAGCTGAAACTCCTGGAAAGTTTTCAAGGCCACAGCCGCAGTCACAGCCAAAAGACGAAGACGATGGCATACTAGACGAGGAAGACGAGGACGAGCACGGGGACACATTATGCGGTGCCTGTGGCGATAACTATGCATCAGACGAATTCTGGATCTGCTGCGACATATGCGAGAAGTGGTTTCATGGCAAATGCGTGAAGATCACCCCTGCCAGAGCCGAGCACATCAAGCAGTACAAGTGCCCCTCGTGCAGCAACAAGAGAGCTCGCCAGTAG
- the LOC125203285 gene encoding polyadenylate-binding protein-interacting protein 4-like isoform X1: MNMQQALPPRSSSNGYGHHKFEGDTATRFNSVADSHESNSCDRLIYLTTCLIGHKVEVQVQDGSIFSGIFHAISGEDYGVILKMACSVKNGSQGQKNISDSSEPPSKTLIIPATDLVQIMAKDVSVIRDGFLNELQRGKQQELMTDSCISQSRNVEAGRELERWVPDEDDPGCPELENIFDGSWNRGWDQFEVNKTLFGVKSTFDEELYTTKLDRGPQTRELEREALKIAREIEGEQTLDLHLAEERGIQIDGNIEIDEETRFSSVYRGNHERSYEDIVETVLEDEEMQDVHDRRASKAEGSNSLNEESCLKVGLSANAAAFDPSRFSSKVQDKGSFSNELPKGSSCPEAQGAATSLARTSSSASSASDRGGGTSTSAGRGLSPSSSVASLSSEKSTLNPHAKEFKFNANAKSFVPFQPPRPISPIVDNSFYYPPMATATHMHGMPSGVGAGPLFTAQPPVMYNPPATPMSQQFYHPNGPQYGQQMTVGQHRPVYFMPTYPH, from the exons ATGAATATGCAGCAAGCTCTCCCACCAAGATCCTCTTCTAACGGATATGGTCACCATAAATTCGAAGGAGATACCGCAACAAGATTTAACA GTGTAGCAGACTCACATGAATCAAATTCTTGTGATAGacttatatatttaactaCATGCCTCATCGGGCATAAAGTGGAAGTACAGGTTCAAGATGGATCAATATTTTCTGGAATCTTTCATGCAATCAGCGGGGAGGATTATG GAGTTATTCTGAAAATGGCATGTTCAGTTAAGAATGGTTCTCAAGGTCAGAAAAATATTTCAGATTCTTCCGAGCCTCCTTCTAAGACTTTGATAATACCTGCTACGGATCTTGTGCAAATCATGGCAAAG GACGTGTCTGTAATTAGGGATGGTTTCTTGAATGAGCTCCAACGTGGAAAGCAGCAAGAGCTTATGACAGATTCCTGCATATCACAATCTCGGAATGTAGAGGCGGGGAGAGAATTGGAGCGATGGGTCCCTGATGAAGATGATCCTGGTTGTCCTGAACTGGAGAATATATTTGATGGTTCTTGGAACAG AGGCTGGGATCAGTTTGAGGtaaataaaactttatttgGAGTTAAGAGCACCTTTGATGAGGAGCTTTACACAACGAAGCTCGATAGAGGCCCTCAAACGAGAGAATTGGAAAGAGAAGCTCTAAAGATAGCTAGAGAGATTGAGGGTGAACAAACCCTTGATCTTCATCTCGCAGAG GAAAGAGGTATTCAAATTGATGGAAACATTGAGATAGATGAAGAAACTCGCTTTTCTTCAGTCTACCGGGGGAATCATGAGAGATCATATGAAGATATTGTGGAGACAGTATTGGAGGATGAAGAAATGCAAGAT GTACATGATCGGAGAGCATCTAAAGCCGAGG GTTCAAACTCATTGAATGAAGAAAGCTGTCTGAAGGTTGGATTATCTGCGAATGCTGCTGCATTTGATCCATCACGTTTTTCATCCAAAGTTCAGGATAAGGGAAGCTTCTCCAACGAGTTACCAAAGGGTTCATCATGTCCTGAAGCACAAGGGGCAGCAACCTCTCTTGCCCGGACCAGTAGCTCTGCGTCGTCCGCTTCTGATCGCGGAGGAGGTACCTCAACTTCTGCTGGCCGTGGATTGTCTCCCAGTTCATCTGTTGCTTCACTGTCTTCAGAGAAGTCAACACTTAATCCACATGCCAAG gaatttaaatttaatgcaaATGCTAAGAGCTTCGTCCCATTTCAGCCACCTAGGCCGATTTCTCCTATTGTAGATAATTCCTTCTACTATCCACCTATGGCTACTGCAACACATATGCATGGCATGCCATCTGGTGTTGGG GCTGGACCTTTGTTTACTGCACAGCCGCCAGTTATGTATAATCCACCGGCTACACCAATGTCACAGCAATTTTACCATCCAAACGGACCTCAG TATGGACAACAGATGACGGTAGGACAACACCGGCCAGTTTACTTCATGCCCACATACCCACAT TAA
- the LOC125203438 gene encoding PHD finger protein ALFIN-LIKE 3-like: protein MEQGYNPRTVEEVFRDFKGRRTGLIKALTADVEEFFQQCDPEKENLCLYGFPNEQWEVNLPAEEVPPELPEPGLGINFARDGMQEKDWLSLVAVHSDAWLLSVAFYFGARFGFDKADRKRLFNMINDVPTVFEVVTGAAKKHQKEKTLNNSSNKSKSNSKPRMMESTQPKFSHPQPKDEDPKDDDEVLDEEDEDEHGETLCGACGDNYASDEFWICCDICEKWFHGKCVKITPARAEHIKQYKCPSCSNKRARQ from the exons ATGGAGCAGGGCTACAATCCCCGGACCGTTGAAGAAGTGTTTAGGGATTTCAAGGGCAGAAGAACTGGACTCATCAAAGCCCTCACCGCAG ATGTTGAAGAATTTTTCCAGCAGTGTGATCCTG AGAAAGAGAATTTGTGCTTGTACGGGTTTCCAAATGAGCAATGGGAGGTCAATTTACCTGCTGAAGAAGTACCTCCGGAACTCCCTGAGCCTGGATTGGGAATCAACTTTGCTAGGGATGGGATGCAAGAAAAGGACTGGCTATCTCTAGTTGCAGTCCACAGTGACGCATGGCTACTTTCTGTTGCCTTCTACTTTGGTGCTAGATTTGGATTCGATAAAGCTGACAG GAAGCGGCTTTTCAACATGATCAATGATGTCCCTACTGTGTTCGAAGTTGTGACGGGTGCTGCCAAGAAACACCAGAAAGAAAAAACTCTAAACAACAGCAGCAACAAGTCGAAGTCCAACTCCAAACCG CGAATGATGGAAAGTACTCAGCCAAAGTTCTCACATCCACAGCCAAAGGACGAAGACCCAAAAGACGACGACGAGGTCCTAGACGAGGAAGACGAGGATGAGCATGGGGAGACACTATGCGGCGCCTGTGGGGATAACTATGCATCGGACGAATTCTGGATCTGCTGCGACATATGCGAGAAGTGGTTCCATGGCAAATGCGTGAAGATCACCCCTGCCAGAGCCGAGCACATCAAGCAGTACAAGTGTCCTTCGTGCAGCAACAAGAGAGCCCGCCAGTAG
- the LOC125203285 gene encoding polyadenylate-binding protein-interacting protein 4-like isoform X3: MNMQQALPPRSSSNGYGHHKFEGDTATRFNSVADSHESNSCDRLIYLTTCLIGHKVEVQVQDGSIFSGIFHAISGEDYGVILKMACSVKNGSQGQKNISDSSEPPSKTLIIPATDLVQIMAKDVSVIRDGFLNELQRGKQQELMTDSCISQSRNVEAGRELERWVPDEDDPGCPELENIFDGSWNRGWDQFEVNKTLFGVKSTFDEELYTTKLDRGPQTRELEREALKIAREIEGEQTLDLHLAEERGIQIDGNIEIDEETRFSSVYRGNHERSYEDIVETVLEDEEMQDVHDRRASKAEGSNSLNEESCLKVGLSANAAAFDPSRFSSKVQDKGSFSNELPKGSSCPEAQGAATSLARTSSSASSASDRGGGTSTSAGRGLSPSSSVASLSSEKSTLNPHAKEFKFNANAKSFVPFQPPRPISPIVDNSFYYPPMATATHMHGMPSGVGAGPLFTAQPPVMYNPPATPMSQQFYHPNGPQMTVGQHRPVYFMPTYPH; the protein is encoded by the exons ATGAATATGCAGCAAGCTCTCCCACCAAGATCCTCTTCTAACGGATATGGTCACCATAAATTCGAAGGAGATACCGCAACAAGATTTAACA GTGTAGCAGACTCACATGAATCAAATTCTTGTGATAGacttatatatttaactaCATGCCTCATCGGGCATAAAGTGGAAGTACAGGTTCAAGATGGATCAATATTTTCTGGAATCTTTCATGCAATCAGCGGGGAGGATTATG GAGTTATTCTGAAAATGGCATGTTCAGTTAAGAATGGTTCTCAAGGTCAGAAAAATATTTCAGATTCTTCCGAGCCTCCTTCTAAGACTTTGATAATACCTGCTACGGATCTTGTGCAAATCATGGCAAAG GACGTGTCTGTAATTAGGGATGGTTTCTTGAATGAGCTCCAACGTGGAAAGCAGCAAGAGCTTATGACAGATTCCTGCATATCACAATCTCGGAATGTAGAGGCGGGGAGAGAATTGGAGCGATGGGTCCCTGATGAAGATGATCCTGGTTGTCCTGAACTGGAGAATATATTTGATGGTTCTTGGAACAG AGGCTGGGATCAGTTTGAGGtaaataaaactttatttgGAGTTAAGAGCACCTTTGATGAGGAGCTTTACACAACGAAGCTCGATAGAGGCCCTCAAACGAGAGAATTGGAAAGAGAAGCTCTAAAGATAGCTAGAGAGATTGAGGGTGAACAAACCCTTGATCTTCATCTCGCAGAG GAAAGAGGTATTCAAATTGATGGAAACATTGAGATAGATGAAGAAACTCGCTTTTCTTCAGTCTACCGGGGGAATCATGAGAGATCATATGAAGATATTGTGGAGACAGTATTGGAGGATGAAGAAATGCAAGAT GTACATGATCGGAGAGCATCTAAAGCCGAGG GTTCAAACTCATTGAATGAAGAAAGCTGTCTGAAGGTTGGATTATCTGCGAATGCTGCTGCATTTGATCCATCACGTTTTTCATCCAAAGTTCAGGATAAGGGAAGCTTCTCCAACGAGTTACCAAAGGGTTCATCATGTCCTGAAGCACAAGGGGCAGCAACCTCTCTTGCCCGGACCAGTAGCTCTGCGTCGTCCGCTTCTGATCGCGGAGGAGGTACCTCAACTTCTGCTGGCCGTGGATTGTCTCCCAGTTCATCTGTTGCTTCACTGTCTTCAGAGAAGTCAACACTTAATCCACATGCCAAG gaatttaaatttaatgcaaATGCTAAGAGCTTCGTCCCATTTCAGCCACCTAGGCCGATTTCTCCTATTGTAGATAATTCCTTCTACTATCCACCTATGGCTACTGCAACACATATGCATGGCATGCCATCTGGTGTTGGG GCTGGACCTTTGTTTACTGCACAGCCGCCAGTTATGTATAATCCACCGGCTACACCAATGTCACAGCAATTTTACCATCCAAACGGACCTCAG ATGACGGTAGGACAACACCGGCCAGTTTACTTCATGCCCACATACCCACAT TAA